Proteins from a genomic interval of Pseudomonas sp. RC10:
- a CDS encoding alpha/beta hydrolase, whose product MNTFGKILAGSLLALSIGNAFAATDTGVEHSTQAFLDALNAGTGKPMEQLSPKDARAVLTGAQAGVKLTLPKADVSQKTITVDGQTISLTIVRPAGVKGTLPVFMYFHGGGWVLGDYPTHERLVRDLVEGSGAVAVFVNYTPSPEAHYPTAINQAYAATKWVAEHGKEINVDGKRLAVAGNSVGGNMAAVVSLMAKDKGTPAIRYQVLLWPVTDANFDTGSYEQFAEGHFLTRNMMKWFWDNYTTDPKQRAEIYASPLRATTDQLKGLPPALVQTAGADVLRDEGEAYARKLDQAGVPVTAVRYNGMIHDYGLLNVISQVPEVRSAMLQASQELKVHLK is encoded by the coding sequence ATGAACACGTTCGGCAAGATTCTGGCTGGCTCACTCCTCGCGCTGTCCATCGGTAACGCCTTCGCCGCCACCGACACCGGCGTCGAACACAGCACCCAAGCGTTTCTCGATGCCCTGAATGCAGGGACGGGCAAACCGATGGAGCAACTGTCGCCCAAAGATGCCCGCGCCGTACTGACCGGCGCGCAGGCAGGGGTCAAGCTGACCCTGCCCAAAGCCGATGTCAGCCAGAAGACCATCACGGTTGACGGCCAGACCATCAGCCTGACCATCGTGCGTCCGGCAGGCGTCAAGGGGACCTTGCCTGTGTTCATGTACTTCCACGGCGGCGGCTGGGTGCTGGGCGACTACCCGACCCACGAGCGGTTGGTGCGCGACCTGGTCGAGGGTTCCGGTGCGGTGGCGGTGTTCGTCAACTACACCCCTTCGCCTGAGGCGCACTACCCGACGGCGATCAACCAGGCCTATGCGGCGACGAAATGGGTGGCCGAGCATGGCAAGGAGATCAACGTCGATGGCAAGCGTCTGGCCGTGGCAGGCAACAGCGTCGGTGGCAACATGGCGGCAGTCGTCAGTTTGATGGCGAAGGACAAGGGCACACCGGCGATTCGTTACCAAGTGCTGCTGTGGCCTGTGACCGACGCCAACTTCGATACCGGCTCTTATGAACAATTCGCCGAGGGCCACTTTCTCACCCGCAACATGATGAAGTGGTTCTGGGACAACTACACCACCGATCCGAAGCAACGCGCCGAGATCTATGCCTCGCCACTGCGGGCGACGACGGATCAATTGAAAGGCCTGCCGCCCGCGCTGGTGCAGACCGCTGGGGCCGACGTGCTGCGCGACGAAGGCGAAGCCTACGCCCGCAAGCTGGATCAGGCAGGGGTGCCCGTCACGGCGGTTCGCTACAACGGCATGATTCACGACTACGGGTTGTTGAACGTCATCAGCCAAGTGCCGGAAGTGCGGTCTGCGATGTTGCAGGCGTCGCAGGAATTGAAGGTTCACCTGAAGTAA
- a CDS encoding organic hydroperoxide resistance protein: MQTLYTAVATATGGRDGRAVSSDKILDVKLATPKELGGAGGEATNPEQLFAAGYSACFIGALKFVAGQSKRSIPADASITAHVGIGQIPGGFGLDIDLHISLPGLEQADAQALVDAAHQVCPYSNATRGNVDVRLHVTV; encoded by the coding sequence ATGCAAACTCTCTATACCGCAGTCGCAACCGCAACCGGTGGCCGTGATGGCCGTGCTGTTTCCAGCGACAAGATTCTCGACGTGAAACTGGCCACCCCGAAAGAACTCGGCGGTGCTGGCGGTGAAGCCACCAACCCTGAGCAACTGTTCGCCGCCGGCTACTCAGCGTGCTTCATCGGCGCACTAAAATTCGTCGCCGGCCAAAGCAAGCGCAGCATTCCAGCTGACGCCTCGATCACTGCTCATGTCGGCATCGGCCAGATTCCTGGCGGCTTCGGTCTGGACATCGACCTGCACATCAGCCTGCCAGGTCTGGAGCAAGCGGACGCCCAAGCGCTGGTCGACGCCGCTCACCAGGTCTGCCCTTACTCCAACGCCACCCGCGGCAACGTTGACGTCCGTCTGCACGTGACTGTCTAA
- a CDS encoding MarR family transcriptional regulator has product MNADDSATTAGAGSCDELLLDNQLCFALYSTSLMMTKVYKPLLQELNLTYPQYLAMLVLWEKDGLTVGEVSTRLLTDPGSLTPLLKRLEVEGLISRTRSKEDERVVLLHLTEQGKALHQKAQSIPHCILAASGISVEQLQALQRDLLGLRGNLHQSL; this is encoded by the coding sequence ATGAATGCCGACGATAGCGCCACCACGGCGGGCGCTGGCAGTTGCGACGAGTTGCTGCTGGACAATCAGCTGTGTTTTGCCCTGTATTCCACATCGTTGATGATGACCAAGGTGTACAAACCACTGCTTCAAGAACTGAATCTCACTTATCCCCAGTACCTGGCGATGTTGGTGCTGTGGGAAAAGGACGGATTGACGGTCGGAGAAGTCAGCACGCGCCTGTTGACTGACCCCGGCTCCTTGACGCCACTGCTCAAACGCCTGGAAGTCGAAGGTTTGATCAGCCGTACCCGCAGCAAGGAGGACGAACGCGTCGTGCTCTTGCACCTGACTGAACAGGGCAAAGCCTTGCACCAAAAGGCCCAGAGCATTCCTCACTGCATTCTTGCCGCAAGCGGCATCTCCGTGGAACAGCTGCAAGCGTTGCAGCGAGATTTGCTGGGGTTGCGAGGGAATCTGCATCAGAGCCTCTGA
- a CDS encoding sulfite exporter TauE/SafE family protein: MVDVVWYLLLGAAMGTLGGLFGIGGGLVAIPALGVLFGLDQQLAQGTALLMVLPNVLLALWRYNQRNRISVRNAMMLIVPSFIISWLTSLWAVRIDAQSMRVGFVGFLIVLTLFNLIQMYWRKGDAGAELRHSKWLWVLGVGSGVTAGMFGVGGGVIATPILTGIFGATQVAAQGLALALAAPATLITMTTYALHGHVNWLMGIPLAIGGLASISWGVALAHSMPERLLRSLFCVFLVICAIMLCFRV; this comes from the coding sequence ATCGTTGATGTGGTGTGGTATCTGTTGTTGGGCGCGGCCATGGGCACGTTGGGCGGTCTGTTCGGGATCGGTGGCGGGCTGGTGGCGATTCCGGCGCTGGGGGTGTTGTTTGGCCTCGATCAGCAACTGGCGCAAGGCACGGCGCTGTTGATGGTGCTGCCCAACGTGCTGTTGGCGTTGTGGCGTTATAACCAGCGCAACCGGATTTCGGTACGCAACGCGATGATGCTGATCGTCCCGAGCTTCATCATTTCCTGGCTGACGTCGCTGTGGGCCGTGCGGATTGATGCCCAAAGCATGCGGGTCGGCTTTGTCGGGTTTCTCATCGTGCTGACCCTGTTCAACCTGATCCAGATGTATTGGCGCAAAGGCGACGCCGGCGCCGAGTTGCGTCACAGCAAATGGTTGTGGGTGCTAGGTGTAGGTTCGGGCGTGACGGCGGGCATGTTCGGTGTCGGTGGCGGAGTCATCGCAACGCCGATCCTCACCGGTATCTTCGGCGCGACCCAAGTCGCTGCTCAAGGATTGGCACTGGCGCTGGCGGCCCCGGCGACGCTGATCACCATGACCACCTATGCCTTGCACGGTCATGTGAACTGGCTGATGGGGATACCGCTGGCGATTGGCGGTCTGGCCAGCATCAGTTGGGGCGTGGCCCTTGCGCACAGCATGCCCGAGCGTCTGTTACGTTCGCTCTTCTGTGTGTTCTTGGTGATCTGCGCCATCATGCTGTGCTTCCGGGTGTAG
- a CDS encoding LysR substrate-binding domain-containing protein produces MATYPSIDSELLRTFVAIADQGGFTKAGEVVNRTQSAVSMQMKRLEDDVVQRPLFQKDGRVLNLTAEGQVLLGYARRILKLHSEVFNTLREPHMVGTVKIGTPDDYVMRFLPGILSRFAQAYPLIQVEVHCESSAQLLQRQDLDLSIVTREPGKEIGQILRQERFVWAEAAGFCPHERSPIPLAMFNSDCFCRLWACNALDTIGREYRVAYTSASLAAIMAVVSAGLAVTAQLESLITSDLRVLGEAEGLPQLPSASIVLLRNPSNPSPITECLADHIAEGFKL; encoded by the coding sequence ATGGCTACATACCCCAGTATCGACAGCGAGCTGCTACGCACCTTTGTCGCTATCGCCGATCAGGGCGGTTTCACGAAGGCTGGCGAGGTCGTGAACCGCACGCAGTCGGCGGTCAGCATGCAAATGAAACGACTTGAAGATGACGTGGTTCAACGCCCCCTGTTCCAGAAAGACGGACGCGTGTTGAACCTCACAGCAGAAGGGCAAGTGCTGCTGGGCTACGCGCGACGCATCCTCAAACTGCACAGCGAGGTGTTCAACACGCTGCGCGAACCGCACATGGTCGGCACCGTGAAAATCGGCACGCCCGACGATTATGTGATGCGGTTTTTGCCCGGCATTTTGTCGCGGTTCGCACAGGCGTATCCGCTGATTCAGGTGGAAGTGCATTGCGAGTCATCGGCACAACTGCTGCAACGTCAGGACCTCGACCTGAGCATCGTCACGCGCGAGCCGGGGAAGGAAATCGGCCAGATTCTGCGTCAGGAGCGTTTTGTCTGGGCCGAAGCTGCGGGATTCTGCCCACACGAACGGTCGCCGATTCCCCTGGCGATGTTCAACAGCGACTGCTTCTGCCGGTTGTGGGCCTGTAACGCGCTGGATACGATTGGCCGCGAATACCGGGTGGCGTACACCAGCGCCAGCCTCGCGGCGATCATGGCCGTGGTCAGCGCCGGGCTGGCAGTGACGGCTCAGCTGGAAAGCCTGATCACCTCGGATTTGCGCGTGCTCGGCGAGGCCGAAGGGCTGCCGCAATTGCCCTCGGCAAGCATCGTCCTGTTACGCAATCCGAGCAATCCTTCGCCCATCACCGAATGCCTCGCCGATCACATCGCCGAGGGCTTCAAGCTGTGA
- a CDS encoding DUF1127 domain-containing protein yields the protein MKGQKGYVLVLKTLSHDSAMDRAWHAVAARVARWRKLHHERVQLASLSDDALKDIGLSRADVLVEIERPFWDDPLKH from the coding sequence ATGAAAGGTCAAAAAGGTTATGTACTGGTGCTGAAAACCCTGTCCCACGACTCCGCGATGGACCGCGCCTGGCATGCGGTCGCGGCCCGCGTCGCCCGCTGGCGCAAGCTGCATCATGAGCGGGTCCAACTGGCGAGTTTGAGCGATGACGCGCTCAAGGACATTGGGCTGTCGCGCGCCGATGTCCTTGTCGAAATCGAAAGACCGTTCTGGGACGATCCACTTAAGCACTGA
- a CDS encoding winged helix-turn-helix domain-containing protein has product MPAELPISQHLSIKQARRLALAAQGFNGRQPPVTITARHVTRLIERLGVLQIDSVNALVRSHYLPLYSRLGNYPQKLLDQAAWSQGRHRKLFEYWGHEASLLPVELYPLMRWRMQRASQGEGIYQHMAKFGREEQSTIARVLQAVREQGALGAGTLNTRQERAGPWWDWSAEKLALEWLFAAGEVTVAGRRGFERLYDLPERVLPEAIINHPELAETDAQRDLLLHAVQALGVSTEKDIRDYFRQDPLPARQGLAELVEAGAIQRVQVKGWKQPAYALPDFSVPRKITASALLSPFDSLIWERARTERLFDFHYRLEIYTPAHKRVYGYYVLPFLYDERIAARIDLRAERASGRLAVHAVHEEEPGLDEEGMHALAVNLRRLADWLGLPEVLINCPRASAARLRVAFVDVGLRQG; this is encoded by the coding sequence ATGCCTGCAGAACTGCCGATCTCGCAACACCTGTCCATCAAACAAGCCCGTCGTCTGGCACTGGCAGCCCAAGGCTTCAATGGCCGTCAGCCGCCCGTGACGATTACGGCTCGCCACGTCACCCGATTGATCGAGCGCCTTGGGGTGCTGCAGATCGATTCAGTCAACGCGCTGGTGCGCTCGCACTACCTGCCGCTGTATTCCCGCTTGGGCAATTATCCGCAAAAACTGCTGGATCAGGCCGCGTGGAGTCAGGGTCGACATCGAAAGCTGTTCGAATACTGGGGGCATGAGGCGTCGTTGTTGCCGGTCGAGTTGTACCCGCTGATGCGCTGGCGCATGCAACGGGCGTCGCAAGGCGAGGGCATCTACCAGCACATGGCCAAGTTCGGACGGGAGGAGCAGTCGACCATCGCCCGCGTGTTGCAGGCTGTTCGCGAACAGGGCGCACTGGGAGCGGGCACGCTCAATACCCGTCAGGAGCGCGCGGGTCCCTGGTGGGACTGGAGCGCCGAAAAGCTTGCGCTGGAATGGCTGTTCGCGGCGGGCGAAGTCACCGTGGCCGGGCGTCGAGGGTTCGAGCGTCTCTACGATCTGCCGGAGCGGGTATTGCCCGAAGCCATCATCAACCACCCCGAACTGGCCGAAACGGACGCGCAACGCGATTTGCTGCTGCACGCGGTTCAGGCGTTGGGTGTGAGCACTGAGAAAGACATTCGCGATTACTTCCGCCAAGACCCCTTACCGGCGAGGCAGGGCTTGGCCGAGCTGGTGGAGGCGGGCGCGATTCAACGGGTTCAGGTCAAAGGATGGAAACAGCCTGCCTATGCCCTGCCGGATTTCAGCGTTCCCCGAAAAATCACGGCCAGTGCGCTGCTGTCACCCTTCGATTCCCTGATCTGGGAGCGGGCCAGGACCGAGCGCCTGTTCGATTTCCACTATCGGCTGGAAATCTACACCCCGGCCCACAAGCGGGTGTACGGCTATTACGTGCTGCCCTTCCTGTACGATGAGCGCATCGCGGCTCGCATCGATTTGCGTGCGGAACGGGCGTCAGGAAGGCTGGCCGTGCACGCCGTTCACGAGGAGGAACCGGGGCTGGACGAGGAGGGGATGCACGCGTTAGCCGTTAACCTGCGACGACTGGCCGACTGGCTGGGGCTGCCGGAAGTGCTGATCAACTGCCCCCGCGCCAGTGCGGCGCGGCTGCGTGTTGCGTTTGTCGACGTAGGGTTGCGGCAGGGTTGA
- a CDS encoding 3-deoxy-7-phosphoheptulonate synthase class II produces the protein MSQPWSPDSWRSLPIQQQPQYPNADHVRRVEQSLASFPPLVFAGEARELRRQFAEVTQGRAFLLQGGDCAESFFEFSAAKIRDTFKVLLQMAIVMTFAAGCPVVKVGRMAGQFAKPRSSNDETVDGVTLPAYRGDIVNGIGFDEKSRVPDPDRLLQAYHQSTATLNLLRAFAQGGFADLHQVHQWNLDFIAGSALSDKYSQLADRIDETLAFMRACGMDTSPQLRETSFFTAHEALLLNYEEAFVRRDSLTNDFYDCSAHMLWIGDRTRQLDGAHVEFLRGVKNPIGVKVGPSMNTDDLIRLIDILNPDNDPGRLNLIARMGANKVGDHLPGLIRAVEREGKQVLWSSDPMHGNTIKASSGYKTRDFAQILGEVKQFFQVHQAEGTYAGGIHIEMTGQNVTECIGGARPITEDGLSDRYHTHCDPRMNADQSLELAFLIAETLKQVRR, from the coding sequence ATGAGCCAACCCTGGAGCCCCGACAGCTGGCGGAGCCTGCCTATCCAGCAACAACCCCAGTACCCCAACGCCGACCATGTTCGACGTGTCGAACAGTCGCTGGCCAGTTTCCCGCCGCTGGTGTTCGCTGGTGAAGCCCGCGAGTTGCGCCGTCAGTTTGCCGAGGTGACCCAGGGCCGTGCGTTTCTGTTGCAAGGTGGCGATTGCGCCGAGAGTTTCTTCGAATTCTCAGCGGCGAAGATCCGCGACACCTTCAAGGTGCTGCTGCAAATGGCGATCGTCATGACCTTCGCGGCCGGCTGCCCGGTGGTCAAGGTCGGGCGCATGGCGGGGCAATTCGCCAAGCCGCGTTCGTCAAATGACGAGACTGTCGATGGCGTGACACTGCCGGCGTACCGCGGCGATATCGTCAATGGCATCGGCTTCGACGAGAAGAGCCGCGTGCCGGACCCGGATCGTCTGTTGCAGGCCTATCACCAGTCCACTGCGACGCTGAACCTGCTGCGGGCGTTTGCTCAAGGTGGCTTCGCGGACTTGCACCAAGTGCACCAGTGGAACCTCGATTTCATCGCAGGCTCGGCGCTCTCGGACAAATACAGCCAGCTCGCCGACCGCATCGACGAGACCCTGGCGTTCATGCGCGCCTGCGGCATGGATACCTCGCCGCAACTGCGCGAAACCAGCTTCTTCACCGCCCACGAAGCGTTGCTGCTCAATTACGAAGAAGCCTTCGTTCGCCGGGACAGCCTGACCAACGACTTCTACGACTGCTCCGCGCACATGCTGTGGATCGGCGATCGCACGCGTCAGCTCGATGGCGCGCACGTGGAGTTTCTGCGCGGGGTGAAGAACCCGATTGGCGTGAAAGTCGGTCCGAGCATGAACACCGACGACCTGATCCGCCTGATCGACATCCTCAACCCGGACAACGACCCGGGTCGCTTGAACCTGATCGCGCGCATGGGCGCCAACAAGGTCGGCGATCACTTGCCAGGGCTGATTCGGGCCGTCGAGCGCGAGGGCAAGCAGGTGTTGTGGAGCTCGGACCCGATGCACGGCAATACGATCAAGGCCAGCAGCGGCTACAAGACCCGCGACTTCGCGCAGATTCTGGGCGAGGTGAAGCAGTTCTTCCAGGTGCATCAGGCCGAAGGGACGTACGCGGGCGGGATTCACATCGAAATGACCGGGCAGAACGTTACCGAGTGCATCGGCGGCGCACGTCCGATTACCGAGGATGGCTTGTCGGACCGTTACCACACCCATTGCGACCCGCGGATGAACGCGGATCAGTCGCTGGAGCTGGCGTTCTTGATTGCCGAGACGTTGAAGCAGGTTCGGCGTTGA
- a CDS encoding spermidine synthase, with the protein MTEERVERVLAEVHDDFGMIRVLEVDDYRFLEFGDAIEQSCTFTADPAWLEYDYTRAMLIGALCHDAPESALFMGLGAGTLTQACLKFLPLDDVEAIELRPDVPRLAMEYMGLADDPRLYIRIGDALELLPTAESADLIFVDLYTDTGPAVGHLAWGFLEKCQQRLNPGGWLIINQWASDDGKPLGAALLRGLYHRHYWELPVKEGNVILIVPSDLDQTLDMDALIERAETLAPQLGYSLLPLIKTVRPAT; encoded by the coding sequence ATGACCGAGGAGCGTGTAGAGCGCGTGCTGGCTGAAGTCCACGATGACTTCGGCATGATTCGCGTGCTGGAAGTGGACGACTACCGCTTCCTGGAGTTCGGCGACGCCATCGAGCAAAGCTGCACGTTCACGGCTGATCCTGCGTGGCTGGAATACGACTACACCCGTGCGATGCTGATCGGCGCGTTGTGCCACGACGCGCCAGAGAGTGCGCTATTCATGGGCCTCGGCGCGGGCACGCTGACCCAGGCGTGCCTCAAGTTTCTGCCGCTGGACGACGTCGAGGCCATCGAATTGCGTCCGGACGTACCGCGCCTCGCCATGGAATACATGGGGCTGGCGGACGATCCGCGCCTCTATATCCGTATTGGCGATGCGCTGGAATTGCTGCCCACTGCTGAAAGCGCCGACCTGATCTTCGTCGACCTCTACACCGACACAGGGCCGGCGGTGGGGCATCTGGCGTGGGGCTTTCTGGAGAAATGCCAGCAGCGGCTCAATCCGGGCGGCTGGCTGATCATCAACCAATGGGCCTCGGACGATGGCAAACCGCTGGGGGCAGCGTTGCTGCGCGGGCTGTATCACCGCCATTACTGGGAGCTGCCGGTCAAAGAAGGCAACGTCATCCTCATCGTGCCTTCTGATCTGGACCAGACGCTGGACATGGACGCGCTGATCGAGCGCGCCGAAACCCTCGCGCCGCAACTGGGTTACTCGCTGCTGCCGTTGATCAAGACCGTGCGCCCGGCGACCTGA
- a CDS encoding crotonase/enoyl-CoA hydratase family protein codes for MTSSIKGHVSREQRGAIMLIGLDRVAKRNAFDMGMLNQLSLAYGEFERNDQARVAVVFAHGEHFTGGLDLADTGETLMNGWQLPEGGCDPWGAFEGPRVTKPVIVAAQGYCFTLGIELMLAADINLCASNTRFSQLEVQRGLFAFGGATLRMHQIAGWGNAMRWLLTGDEFDAHEALRMGLVQEIMAYEDLLPCALHLASRIAERAPLGVRATLASARQAVCEGEDAAARQLPALMKQVMSSEDAKEGLRALIERRPGYFTGH; via the coding sequence ATGACCTCTTCGATCAAAGGCCACGTCAGCCGGGAACAACGCGGCGCCATCATGCTCATCGGGCTCGACCGGGTGGCCAAGCGCAACGCCTTCGACATGGGCATGCTCAATCAGCTCAGCCTGGCCTACGGTGAGTTCGAACGTAACGATCAGGCGCGGGTCGCCGTGGTGTTTGCCCATGGCGAGCACTTCACGGGCGGGCTGGACCTGGCGGACACCGGCGAAACACTGATGAACGGCTGGCAGTTGCCGGAAGGCGGCTGCGACCCATGGGGCGCTTTCGAAGGGCCACGGGTCACAAAACCGGTGATCGTCGCGGCGCAGGGCTACTGTTTCACGCTCGGCATCGAACTGATGCTGGCCGCCGACATCAACCTGTGCGCCAGCAACACCCGCTTTTCGCAGCTCGAAGTGCAGCGCGGCCTGTTCGCGTTTGGCGGCGCAACCTTGCGCATGCACCAGATCGCCGGGTGGGGCAATGCCATGCGCTGGCTGTTGACCGGCGACGAATTCGACGCCCATGAAGCGTTGCGCATGGGGCTGGTGCAGGAAATCATGGCGTACGAGGATTTGCTGCCGTGTGCGCTGCATCTCGCAAGTCGCATCGCCGAACGCGCGCCGCTGGGGGTTCGTGCGACGTTGGCGTCGGCCCGTCAGGCGGTGTGTGAAGGGGAAGACGCGGCAGCCCGACAGTTGCCAGCGCTGATGAAGCAGGTGATGTCCAGCGAGGACGCCAAGGAGGGCCTGCGCGCTTTGATCGAGCGCAGGCCGGGGTATTTCACCGGGCACTGA
- a CDS encoding DEAD/DEAH box helicase, with product MTQETGGFAALDLHPNIVAAVIATGYEEPSAIQQQSIPIILAGHDMIGQAQTGTGKTAAFALPILNRIDPAKREPQALILAPTRELALQVATAFETYAKQMPGVTVVAVYGGAPMGPQLKAIRNGAQIVVATPGRLCDHLRRDEKVLATVNHLVLDEADEMLKLGFMDDLEVIFKAMPETRQTVLFSATLPQSIRAIAERHLKDPKHVKIQSKTQTVTAIEQAHLLVHADQKTSAVLSLLEVEDFDALIMFVRTKQATLDLASALEAKGYKAAALNGDIAQNQRERVIDSLKDGRLDIVVATDVAARGLDVPRITHVFNVDMPYDPESYVHRIGRTGRAGREGRALLLVTPRERRMLQVIERVTGQKVAEVRLPDSQAVLDARIKKLTNSLAPLVADAEASHGELLDRLTADIGCTPRALAAALLRKATNGQALTLAAIEKERPLVPNNAPRGDRADRPSGDRPDRGDRERRAPMPLAEGRARCRTALGARDGIAAKNLLGAILNEGGLAREAIGRIQVRDSFSLVELPEDGLERLLAKLKDTRVAGKQLKLRRYRED from the coding sequence ATGACCCAGGAAACCGGCGGCTTCGCCGCTCTCGACCTTCATCCGAATATTGTTGCAGCCGTTATCGCTACCGGCTACGAAGAGCCTTCGGCCATTCAGCAGCAATCGATCCCGATTATTCTTGCCGGTCACGACATGATCGGTCAGGCGCAGACAGGTACCGGTAAAACCGCGGCCTTCGCACTGCCTATCCTGAACCGCATCGACCCGGCAAAACGCGAGCCGCAAGCGCTGATCCTCGCGCCGACCCGCGAACTGGCCCTGCAAGTCGCCACCGCGTTCGAAACCTACGCCAAGCAAATGCCGGGCGTGACCGTCGTGGCCGTCTACGGCGGTGCGCCGATGGGCCCACAGCTGAAAGCCATCCGTAACGGCGCGCAAATCGTCGTCGCTACCCCGGGCCGCCTGTGCGATCACCTGCGTCGTGACGAAAAAGTCCTGGCGACCGTGAACCACCTGGTGCTCGACGAAGCTGACGAAATGCTGAAGCTGGGCTTCATGGACGACCTCGAAGTCATCTTCAAGGCCATGCCTGAAACTCGCCAGACCGTGCTGTTCTCGGCGACCCTGCCGCAGTCGATCCGTGCGATCGCCGAGCGTCACCTGAAAGACCCGAAACACGTCAAGATCCAGAGCAAGACCCAGACCGTCACCGCGATCGAGCAGGCTCACCTGCTGGTTCACGCTGACCAGAAGACCTCTGCCGTGCTGAGCCTGCTGGAAGTCGAAGATTTCGACGCCCTGATCATGTTCGTCCGCACCAAGCAGGCCACTCTGGACCTGGCGAGCGCTCTGGAAGCCAAAGGCTACAAGGCTGCCGCGCTGAACGGTGATATCGCCCAGAACCAGCGTGAGCGCGTCATCGACTCGCTGAAAGATGGTCGCCTGGACATCGTTGTCGCGACCGACGTTGCTGCCCGTGGTCTGGACGTTCCGCGCATCACTCACGTATTCAACGTCGACATGCCGTACGATCCGGAATCCTACGTTCACCGTATCGGCCGTACCGGTCGTGCCGGTCGCGAAGGCCGTGCGCTGCTGCTGGTGACCCCGCGTGAGCGCCGCATGCTGCAAGTGATCGAGCGTGTGACCGGTCAGAAGGTTGCCGAAGTTCGCCTGCCAGACTCGCAAGCCGTTCTCGATGCCCGCATCAAGAAACTGACCAACAGCCTCGCGCCACTGGTGGCCGATGCCGAAGCCAGCCATGGCGAGCTGCTGGACCGTCTGACTGCCGACATCGGTTGCACTCCGCGTGCCCTGGCTGCCGCACTGCTGCGCAAGGCCACCAACGGCCAGGCGCTGACCCTCGCTGCCATCGAGAAAGAGCGTCCATTGGTGCCGAACAATGCACCGCGTGGCGACCGTGCCGATCGTCCGTCGGGCGACCGTCCCGATCGTGGCGACCGCGAGCGTCGTGCGCCGATGCCACTGGCTGAAGGCCGTGCACGTTGCCGTACCGCGCTGGGTGCGCGTGACGGTATCGCTGCCAAAAACCTGCTGGGCGCCATCCTCAACGAAGGCGGTCTGGCCCGCGAAGCCATCGGCCGCATCCAGGTGCGTGACAGCTTCAGCCTCGTCGAGCTGCCGGAAGACGGCCTTGAGCGTCTGCTGGCCAAGCTGAAAGACACCCGCGTTGCGGGCAAGCAGCTGAAACTCCGTCGCTATCGCGAAGACTGA
- a CDS encoding class III extradiol ring-cleavage dioxygenase, with translation MFPSLFISHGSPMLALEPGESGPALRRLAASMPRPKAIVIVSAHWESNDLRVNGNPQPETWHDFGGFPAALFAVQYPASGHPETTQRVVDLLAAADLPAVVDSRRPFDHGVWVPLSLMYPQADIPVVQVSLPTRLGPELQTRVGKALSQLREEDVLVIGSGSITHNLRELDWHAGPESVEPWALTFRDWMVEKLAANDENALHDYRRQAPNAVRNHPSDEHLLPLYFARGAGGEFSAAYQGFTMGALGMDIYRFG, from the coding sequence ATGTTCCCTAGCCTGTTCATTTCTCATGGCTCCCCAATGCTTGCGCTGGAACCCGGCGAGAGTGGCCCGGCGTTGCGGCGTCTGGCGGCTTCCATGCCTCGGCCAAAAGCTATTGTGATCGTCTCCGCGCACTGGGAAAGCAACGATTTGCGCGTCAATGGCAATCCGCAACCGGAAACCTGGCATGACTTCGGCGGTTTCCCCGCTGCACTGTTTGCCGTGCAATACCCCGCGTCCGGCCATCCCGAGACGACGCAACGGGTGGTGGATTTATTGGCAGCCGCTGATCTACCTGCCGTTGTGGACAGCCGCCGCCCCTTTGACCACGGCGTCTGGGTGCCGTTGTCGTTGATGTACCCTCAGGCCGACATCCCGGTCGTGCAGGTGTCGCTGCCAACGCGCTTGGGGCCTGAGCTGCAGACTCGCGTCGGCAAAGCGCTGAGCCAATTGCGCGAAGAAGACGTGCTGGTGATCGGCTCGGGCAGCATTACCCACAACCTGCGTGAGCTGGACTGGCACGCCGGACCGGAAAGTGTCGAGCCATGGGCATTGACCTTCCGTGACTGGATGGTGGAAAAGCTGGCGGCCAATGATGAAAACGCCCTGCACGACTACCGCCGCCAGGCGCCGAATGCTGTGCGTAATCATCCGAGCGATGAGCATCTGCTGCCGCTTTATTTCGCCCGGGGTGCCGGAGGTGAGTTCAGCGCAGCGTATCAGGGCTTCACCATGGGCGCGTTGGGGATGGATATTTACCGGTTTGGGTAA